In the genome of Xanthobacteraceae bacterium, one region contains:
- a CDS encoding peroxiredoxin encodes MAVTIGDKAPDFEAQTTEGKIKFHDWIGDKWAVLFSHPKDFTPVCTTELGRMAKLKPEFDKRNTKIIGLSVDPVDRHADWAKDIEETQGVKPNFPMIGDTDLSISKAWGMLPGNAGDTSEGRTAATNQTVRNVYIIGPDKQIKLMIAYPMTTGRNFDEVLRVLDSLQLTAKHKVATPVDWKHGDDVIIAGSVTDDDAKKTYPNGWKSPKPYIRIVPQPK; translated from the coding sequence ATGGCCGTTACCATTGGCGACAAGGCGCCGGATTTCGAGGCCCAGACCACCGAAGGCAAAATCAAATTCCACGACTGGATCGGCGACAAATGGGCCGTGCTGTTCTCGCACCCCAAGGACTTCACGCCGGTCTGCACCACCGAGCTTGGCCGCATGGCGAAGCTGAAACCCGAATTCGACAAGCGCAACACCAAGATCATCGGCCTCTCGGTCGATCCAGTCGACCGCCACGCCGACTGGGCGAAGGACATCGAGGAAACCCAAGGCGTGAAGCCGAACTTCCCGATGATCGGCGACACCGACCTCTCGATCTCGAAGGCATGGGGCATGCTGCCCGGCAACGCGGGCGACACTTCGGAAGGCCGCACCGCTGCGACCAACCAGACCGTGCGCAACGTCTACATCATCGGCCCCGACAAGCAGATCAAGCTGATGATCGCCTACCCCATGACCACGGGCCGCAACTTCGACGAGGTGCTGCGCGTGCTGGACTCGCTCCAGCTCACCGCGAAGCACAAGGTCGCGACGCCGGTGGACTGGAAGCACGGCGACGACGTCATCATTGCCGGCTCGGTCACCGACGACGACGCGAAGAAGACCTATCCGAACGGCTGGAAATCGCCGAAGCCGTATATCCGCATCGTGCCGCAGCCGAAATAA
- a CDS encoding cupin-like domain-containing protein, with amino-acid sequence MSMVQPADPKAFAEFPNLPFRIKHELVGNPLLTLPEIVKLVRELPRDQIEYSSGKAEIGQDPKKVQAIDLPPEEVVKSIETAGAWMVLKRVDVHPAYRNILEQALLSVAKARGFASLDEAGFEDIEGFLFVSSPNSTTPFHTDAEDNFFVQIHGEKFFHVYDNRDHSIATVEELESSATKHRNIKYDPRFDAKGVAHQLFPGDGVFVPYQWPHWVRTANNHSISLAITWKTKAVRRRNDLYVFNSFLRGMGLPQAAPDAHPAIDALKLAAMRTVQAVVSPLRKSEGMRRVLRRLVLGKDANYYYNDNKKQADKAKEAA; translated from the coding sequence ATGAGCATGGTTCAGCCCGCTGACCCGAAAGCCTTCGCGGAATTTCCGAACCTTCCGTTCCGCATCAAGCACGAACTGGTCGGCAATCCGCTGCTCACGTTGCCGGAAATCGTAAAGCTGGTGCGTGAATTGCCGCGCGACCAGATCGAATACAGCTCCGGCAAGGCCGAGATCGGACAGGACCCGAAGAAGGTGCAGGCCATCGACCTGCCGCCGGAAGAGGTCGTGAAGAGCATCGAGACGGCCGGCGCGTGGATGGTGCTGAAGCGCGTGGACGTGCATCCCGCGTATCGCAACATTCTGGAACAGGCGCTGCTCTCGGTCGCGAAGGCGAGGGGTTTCGCTTCGCTGGATGAAGCCGGCTTCGAGGACATCGAGGGCTTCCTGTTCGTGTCGTCGCCGAATTCCACCACGCCGTTCCATACCGACGCGGAAGACAATTTCTTCGTGCAGATCCACGGCGAGAAATTCTTCCACGTCTACGACAACCGCGATCATTCGATTGCGACGGTGGAGGAACTGGAATCCTCGGCTACCAAGCATCGCAACATCAAGTACGATCCGAGGTTCGACGCGAAGGGCGTCGCGCACCAGCTTTTCCCCGGCGACGGCGTATTCGTACCGTACCAGTGGCCGCACTGGGTGCGCACTGCGAACAATCACTCGATCTCGCTGGCGATTACATGGAAGACCAAGGCCGTTCGCCGCCGCAACGACCTTTACGTCTTCAACTCGTTCCTGCGCGGCATGGGCCTGCCGCAGGCTGCGCCAGACGCGCACCCTGCGATTGATGCGCTCAAACTCGCCGCCATGCGAACCGTGCAGGCAGTGGTGTCGCCGCTTCGCAAGAGCGAGGGCATGCGCCGCGTGCTGCGCCGCCTCGTGCTCGGCAAGGATGCGAACTACTATTACAACGACAACAAGAAGCAGGCGGACAAGGCTAAAGAAGCGGCGTAA
- a CDS encoding GNAT family N-acetyltransferase, producing MSDTQAALGFLPAAAHERAGVTARASELVALDAVPVAAWSMLFARAAEPNPFYSPEWALAVHEHARGHRGAQALLAWDSPAKNRLIGMLPVVSAWRALKLPLPVLVAWQGYVPLSVPLLDCDEALRAAQGLLAAARQAGAKALLLPYLTGEGAAARAFRDALASQKRSPVTLHTEERALLDATADPEAMLQEALGSKKLKELRRQRNRLNDDGEVQFSVNQPAELTDALNDFLALEAAGWKGKRGTALGAHEGDREFIESAAAKLSAQDRFFVARLMRGKEVLAAGLALRHGARAYFYKVTHDERLAKCSPGVQLTLELTRHFCADNAVTEVDSTASADHPMINHIWKKRLVLTETLLPLSGGTIPIRLSILLRRTLREGARRIVHRYRAFREKSS from the coding sequence TTGAGCGATACACAGGCGGCACTCGGTTTTCTGCCAGCGGCAGCGCATGAACGCGCGGGCGTGACGGCGCGCGCCTCTGAACTGGTCGCGCTCGATGCGGTTCCGGTCGCTGCGTGGAGCATGCTGTTCGCGCGCGCGGCCGAACCCAATCCGTTTTATTCGCCCGAATGGGCGCTGGCTGTGCATGAACATGCGCGCGGCCATCGCGGTGCGCAGGCGCTGCTCGCATGGGATTCTCCTGCGAAGAACCGCCTGATCGGCATGTTGCCGGTGGTCTCCGCGTGGCGTGCATTGAAGTTGCCGCTCCCGGTCCTCGTTGCGTGGCAGGGGTATGTGCCGCTTTCGGTGCCGCTGCTGGACTGCGACGAGGCCTTGCGCGCGGCGCAGGGACTGCTCGCCGCCGCAAGGCAGGCGGGTGCGAAGGCGCTGCTGCTGCCGTATCTCACCGGCGAAGGCGCGGCAGCCCGCGCATTCCGCGATGCTCTGGCATCGCAGAAGCGCTCTCCCGTTACGCTGCATACGGAAGAACGGGCGCTGCTCGACGCGACCGCCGATCCGGAAGCGATGCTGCAAGAAGCGCTCGGCTCGAAAAAACTCAAGGAGCTGCGCCGGCAGCGCAATCGCCTGAACGACGACGGCGAGGTTCAGTTCTCCGTAAACCAGCCCGCCGAACTGACGGATGCGCTGAACGATTTCCTTGCGCTCGAAGCCGCAGGTTGGAAGGGCAAGCGCGGCACCGCGCTCGGCGCGCATGAAGGCGACAGGGAGTTTATCGAGAGCGCGGCGGCGAAGCTTTCGGCACAGGATCGTTTCTTCGTCGCGCGGCTTATGCGCGGCAAGGAAGTCCTCGCGGCGGGCCTCGCCTTGCGCCACGGTGCGCGCGCCTACTTCTATAAAGTGACGCATGACGAGCGGCTGGCGAAGTGTTCGCCCGGCGTGCAGCTCACGCTGGAACTGACCCGGCACTTCTGCGCCGACAATGCGGTTACGGAAGTCGATTCCACCGCGTCCGCCGATCATCCGATGATCAATCACATCTGGAAGAAGCGGCTGGTGCTGACCGAGACGCTGCTGCCGCTTTCCGGCGGCACCATTCCGATCCGTCTTTCCATTCTTTTGCGGCGAACCTTGCGCGAAGGAGCGCGCCGCATTGTGCATCGCTATCGCGCCTTCAGGGAGAAGTCGTCATGA
- a CDS encoding S-(hydroxymethyl)glutathione dehydrogenase/class III alcohol dehydrogenase has product MDVRAAVAVAAGKPLEVTTVQLEGPKAGEVLVEIKATGICHTDEFTLSGADPEGIFPAILGHEGAGIVVDVGPGVASVKKGDHVIPLYTPECRQCPSCLSRKTNLCTAIRATQGLGLMPDGTSRFSIGGKKLHHYMGTSTFANYTVLPEIAVAKVREDAPFDKICYIGCGVTTGVGAVLNTAKVTPGAKAVVFGLGGIGLNVIQGLRLAGADMIIGVDLNPDRKAWGEKFGMTHFVNAKEAGKDLVPHLVNMTKTPADQIGGADYTFDCTGNVTVMRQALEACHRGWGESIVIGVAPAGAEISTRPFQLVTGRVWKGTAFGGARGRTDVPKIVDWYMEGKIQIDPMITHTMPLEDINKGFDLMHEGKSIRSVVLF; this is encoded by the coding sequence ATGGATGTGCGTGCCGCCGTCGCCGTAGCTGCCGGAAAACCGCTCGAAGTCACCACCGTTCAGCTCGAAGGGCCGAAGGCCGGCGAAGTGCTGGTCGAAATCAAGGCGACCGGCATCTGCCACACCGACGAGTTCACGCTCTCCGGCGCGGACCCGGAGGGAATCTTTCCCGCCATTCTTGGCCACGAAGGTGCGGGCATCGTGGTCGATGTCGGTCCCGGCGTTGCCAGCGTGAAGAAAGGCGATCACGTCATTCCGCTCTACACACCGGAATGCCGCCAGTGCCCTTCCTGCCTGTCGCGCAAAACCAATCTCTGCACCGCGATCCGTGCGACGCAGGGACTGGGCCTGATGCCGGACGGCACCTCGCGCTTCTCCATCGGCGGCAAGAAGCTGCATCACTACATGGGCACTTCCACCTTCGCGAATTATACGGTGCTGCCCGAGATCGCCGTCGCGAAGGTCCGCGAGGACGCGCCCTTCGACAAGATTTGCTACATCGGCTGCGGCGTCACCACCGGCGTCGGCGCGGTGCTGAACACGGCGAAGGTCACGCCCGGCGCGAAAGCGGTGGTGTTCGGACTCGGCGGCATCGGCCTCAACGTCATTCAGGGTCTGCGGCTCGCGGGCGCCGACATGATCATCGGCGTCGACCTCAACCCGGACCGCAAGGCATGGGGCGAAAAATTCGGCATGACGCATTTCGTCAACGCGAAGGAAGCCGGGAAAGACCTTGTCCCCCATCTCGTCAACATGACGAAAACTCCCGCAGACCAGATCGGCGGCGCCGACTACACCTTCGACTGCACCGGCAATGTCACCGTGATGCGGCAGGCGCTCGAAGCGTGTCACCGCGGCTGGGGCGAAAGCATCGTGATCGGCGTAGCGCCCGCCGGCGCGGAAATCTCTACGCGTCCGTTCCAGCTCGTCACCGGCCGCGTCTGGAAAGGCACCGCATTCGGCGGCGCGAGGGGCCGCACCGATGTCCCGAAGATCGTGGACTGGTACATGGAAGGCAAAATCCAGATCGACCCCATGATCACCCACACCATGCCGCTCGAAGACATCAACAAGGGCTTCGACCTCATGCACGAAGGCAAGTCGATCCGCAGCGTCGTGTTGTTCTAG
- a CDS encoding DMT family transporter: MSTNSRNLDALVKAAPALFVLLWSTGFIANKYALAHADAMTFVAIRLGLAAVVMALLATVLRAGMPRGIEFLHNAVSGFLVHGAYLCGVAVAMATGMPAGIAALMVGLQPILTSTLANRLLGERVQLLQWMGLALGLVGVWLVVRGKAAGDTTLYGWAGIVIALLGITLGTIYQKRFGGGTDFIAAMPVQYAAAALLAGAGAFLFEDMRVEHVAAFWVPVAWNVFVLSCGAIVLLYMLIRRAAATRVVSLFYLTPPTTAVMSYALFGEQLGLWALIGMALCVAGVLLVNWKAAPSAAT, from the coding sequence ATGTCAACCAATTCCCGCAACCTCGACGCCTTGGTCAAGGCAGCGCCCGCGCTGTTCGTGCTGCTGTGGAGCACCGGCTTCATCGCGAACAAATATGCGCTTGCGCATGCCGATGCGATGACCTTCGTAGCGATCCGGCTCGGCCTTGCAGCGGTGGTGATGGCGCTGCTTGCAACGGTCTTGCGCGCCGGGATGCCGCGCGGGATCGAGTTCCTGCACAACGCGGTCAGCGGCTTTCTGGTCCACGGCGCGTATCTCTGCGGCGTTGCGGTTGCGATGGCGACCGGCATGCCGGCCGGGATTGCCGCGCTCATGGTCGGACTGCAACCGATCCTCACGTCCACGCTTGCGAACCGGCTACTCGGCGAGCGTGTGCAGTTGCTGCAATGGATGGGTCTCGCGCTTGGGCTGGTCGGCGTGTGGCTCGTCGTGCGCGGGAAGGCGGCGGGCGATACCACGCTTTACGGCTGGGCGGGCATCGTAATCGCACTTCTCGGCATCACGCTCGGCACGATCTACCAGAAGCGTTTCGGCGGTGGCACCGATTTTATCGCAGCGATGCCGGTGCAATACGCGGCTGCCGCACTGCTGGCAGGCGCGGGCGCGTTTCTGTTCGAGGACATGCGCGTCGAGCACGTTGCGGCGTTCTGGGTGCCGGTGGCGTGGAATGTGTTCGTACTCTCATGCGGCGCGATCGTGCTGCTTTACATGCTGATCCGCCGCGCAGCGGCGACTAGGGTGGTCTCGCTATTCTACCTCACGCCGCCGACGACCGCGGTGATGTCCTATGCATTGTTCGGCGAGCAGCTTGGTTTGTGGGCGTTGATCGGTATGGCGCTGTGCGTTGCGGGCGTACTGCTCGTGAACTGGAAAGCCGCGCCGTCCGCGGCAACCTGA
- a CDS encoding PilZ domain-containing protein codes for MLEQRQVLRHRTFLQGRVLYNGGRSSIDCIIRELTEEGARLVFSGSAPLPHTFELNIPNRDQTIRVEIVWNHGNEVGVKFAPNAEAPNIVPALAPAASPGTHGTAMERIEKLERELASLRRRIADLEAKNG; via the coding sequence ATGCTCGAACAAAGACAAGTTCTGCGTCACAGAACATTTCTTCAGGGCCGCGTTCTCTACAACGGCGGCCGGTCTAGCATTGACTGCATCATTCGCGAACTGACCGAGGAAGGCGCGCGGCTGGTTTTCTCCGGCAGCGCCCCGCTACCCCATACCTTCGAACTCAACATCCCGAACCGCGACCAGACTATCCGTGTCGAGATTGTCTGGAACCACGGCAACGAGGTCGGCGTAAAATTCGCCCCCAACGCGGAAGCGCCGAATATCGTACCGGCTCTCGCGCCCGCTGCATCGCCCGGCACGCATGGCACCGCGATGGAGCGCATCGAGAAACTGGAACGCGAACTGGCGTCCCTGCGCCGCCGGATCGCCGATCTCGAAGCCAAGAACGGCTAG